ATACGGCAGCCACGAATTTCGCGCGAGAGGCCTGGGGGATCCGATTACAGTGGAGCGCCAAACCCGACCGGTCGGCGACTCGGTGGACCGCTGGGCCGAAGAGCTGGCACACGATGCGGACAAGTTCACTTTCGTGCGGGGCCTGATGGAGGGAATCAATGACGAGGATCTGCGCACCTGGGGATTCGCGCGCGAGTCGTTGTTCGAGCTTGTCGAAGCGGCTCGCCAGCGCCCCAGGCGGCAGATGACACCGCCCGTTCGCTGGAACCGGTTCTTACTGGAGCGCAAGCTGCTGCGATGGGCGCGAAAATTCGTGCACGGAGTACCCGGAATGGAGCAGTCGGTGCGCAAGCTTCGACTCGTTTGCGACGTGTTGCTGCGCGGTTGAGCAAGGCCTGGATGAGACTGGTCACTTGCGCCTGCTGTGCAGGGCCGAATAGCTCTAAAATAGCGGAGACGCCCCTAAGATAGCCCGCTGGAGTAGAGCCACCCGTGTGTCCGACTTCGAGGCATCCGATCCGCCAGCGCATCTCCCTGGGCCGGTTCGTAACTGGCCTCGCCGCATGCGTCTTCGTATTTCTGGCGTGCTGGCGAGATCGCCAGGCGGAGTTCCAGCCGCGGACGATTTGGGGCGAGCTCTCACCGTTGTTCGAGAAACTCCGAGAGTGGGGTTACGGGCTCACGCTCGCCGCGCTGGATCGGTCGGATCTCGTGATTTTGATTGGATGCGCGACGGGCGCGATTCTCGCTGCCATTGCCCTGCTCCTCGGAGGACGACGCGCCCTCGTCCTTTGGCTTTGGCTCTTGGCGGCCCTCGGCGTTGCCGGAGGACAGTGGGCCCTACTTCAGGAACGCTGGAGTGTCGGACTGGCGGGCTACGCAGTGGGGTTCGTGCTTGCTGCTTTCTATGGATGGCGCATTCGCTCCCATCAGCCTGCTCCTCCACCGCCGCCAACCTCGAACGACTACGCTTTAGCCTTGTGGGTCGCCATTCTCTGCACTTTTTCTCGCCTCTGGGCGCTGTTGGAATTACCGGCTCGCTTCGAGGGCGAAATGGGGATCTCGATGCTCGCGGGCACGAGCTGGCCAAGCCTCAAGGCTTACCTGGTGGAGTCAATTTCGGCCGTTTCGATAGGTTGTGCACACCTATTTGTCGAGTTGGCTTCCTTTGTCGCGTTCGGGGACTCGGTCTTTTCGTTGCGTGCCACCAGCGTCGTCTTCGGCATTGCCACCGTGTGGAATCTTTTTTGGCTCCTGCGCCAGCATGTCGGCCGAGAGGCCGCCTGGTGGGGCAGCGTGCTGGCAATTTGTGCTGCGGAGCAACTGTGGTGGTCGCGCAGCGAGAACAGTTACTTTATTGCCGTTTGTTTTGCCGGAGTTGTGACCTCACGACTCACTGCATGGCTTGTGGCTGACCCGCGCTGGTACAAGGCCTTGCTGGTCGCTGTTTGGATGGGCACAACGCGCCTGTTCTATCTCGCTTCGGTCACTTTGTTCCTCCTCCCCTTGTTCGCCATGGCCCATGCGCTGTTGGTGGAGCGCCAGCGCCGTCACCAACGGGTGGTGGCGCTAGGTATCCTGGCGATCGGCGTTGGACTGTGGGCGACGAGTCTTTCCCTCGTCCATGTCGCGGTGCGAGGCGAGTGGCGTTGGATTCATCCGGCCGCGCATGCGGAAATCAGCGGCGATGCGCAACCGCCCCTCGGGGAGCGAATTCGATTCATCGCCCAACGCCTGGCCGACAACGTTGTCGCAGTCGCCAAGCAGTGGACCGTCGTCTCCGGATTTACCCAATGGTACCAGCGCCACACCTGGCCTCATCCGCCGACCATCATCAACATTGGTATGGTCGCGGCCGGCGTGGTCGGACTCGGCGTTGCGCTCGGGCAATGGCGCTCCTGGTTCCCCAGCATGCTGGTGGGGTGGTTTGTTTTGGGGAGCCTCCCCGCGTTAATGAGTATCGAGCCGGCAGACCGCCGCATGGCCGCAGCCTTCCCGGCCTACTACGCGCTCGCCAGCTATGGCTGGCAGCACGTGATCGACTGGGTTCGAACAGGGCAACGTCCATTGGTCACGTGGGCCTGGAGGTTGGCCGGATGGGGCATACTGGGGCTCGTCGCACTTTCGAGCCTTTCAACGCACCTCATGCTCCCCAAGCGAGAGGTGAGCTTGGCCGCTCTGGGTCGGGCAACGCGAGACATTTTCCGTTCGAGCGAAGCCATCTACTACGAGATGGATCCAGCGGCCTTGCCGTTGGTGGTTATGGTGCATTCTTCGCAGTGGCGCAGCCGTCTGCCTTGTACCGATCCTCTCGCACCCAGCTCGTGGCTGTCCACCATCATCGAACGGCCGTGCTCGTTCGGCGACATTGTTTGGAACCTCATGATCGACAAGGATGCGCGGTGGCACCGAAAAGTGGCCGATTCACCACCGCGGCAATGGACAGTTTTCCTGGCCGCGGTGCCCGATGCCGAGCGAAAACGGGCGTTGCTTCGCCGCTTGTTCCCGAACGGCCGCGAACGACACGTGGCCGCGATCGAGTGGAGCTACGATTTGACCTTGTTCACGGCAACACAGTCCGATCTCGAAGGTTTGCAGTCACCGGAAATAGTGGAGCGGCCGATTTTGGAAGTACAGGCGGGCGAGCAAGGCTTCCCGGCGTGCCTTACCCTTGTTCGAGCCTCTGTGTTTGCGCCGCGGGATGGATGGTACGCGTGGAAAGTGGAGCCGCCCTGGCAACTCCTGCGATGGGGTTTAGGTGTGGCCGCGGGCACAGACAACGCGGGCAGTCCCATGCCGCTCACTTCGGGCTTCCATTCTTTCCATTTGGAGACTCGGGGACCGTGCGGACGACTGCCCACGGTGTTGCTGCGTGGGGAAGGACAGGACGAGTGGCGGCCAGCCACCCTGTGGAGTGGGTGGCTGGCCAACGACGTATTGACCAAAGCAGCTCCTTATACGAGCTACCCAGGTTACGAGTCGGCCGGAAGAGTGATCGAAGATTGGGGCGAAATCGTGGATATTGGGCCTTCCGGCCCCGACTCCATCGTCGCCGCCGTATGGCGCGAGGGTCGTTATTGGTTGGTAGAGGGAAGTCTCTCGGGCGGAGTTCTCGCCTCCCACGTCTTGGCAATCCCGGCAACGGTACGAATCGAGGGGTTCGTACCGGGTCCGGGGGGATACTATTGGGTTCTCACGGAGTCGGGAGTTGTCATGACAGATCGGGAAGGAAACATTTTGCACCGCTGGCGTCCGGAAGCAGCCCCCATCCGGCCGCAGATTGTGTGGTGGGCAAATGGCACCCAGGTGCTTTCAGCGATTCCGGGCTCCCGCGAAATACAGTTAGCGGACGTCACGGGTAACGTCCTCGGGCGTATACATACCTTCCAAGGCGGCCGCGGGCACTTCGTCGAACCCACCGGAATTGCCTTCGACCCAGAAACGGGGAGATTCGCGGTTGCAGAGGCCGATGGCCACGTGCTGCTGTTCCGTATGCGAGCCGAAAAGCCGCTGGATTGGATCCTGGATGCTGAGATTTCTGTGCCACTGAGCGTGCGCGGGGCAGCCCGAGTCCTGACCTTCGCCTCAGGCAGCCGCTTGATCGTTGGAGATCTCGAGTGGCCGCTTTTGTTTTTCTACGACCGCGAGGGCCGCCGCCTGCTGGCTGCGGATCCCGATCACGACTGGGCCAAACAGTTGACCGGGGTAGGAGTTGTTCGGCGAATTGTGTCCACCGATGGGTCCCTGCTGCTAGTGGCCGGAGGTCGAGGAGCCTTGCATTTTACGGAGGCTCGCAGCGACGACCGGTGAAGGCACACGGGGCAAGACCGGAGCTGCGCCCTGCCCTACACCGAGCGCGGTGCCCCTTTACGGCACCGTCGCTGTTCCACACTCCTTCGCTCGAGCCGCCGCAGCGCCTTTGCGCCGGCCCCTAGAACCGCTACCGACACGGACAACCGCGAAAAAGTGGGTGTCCCGCTTCGCGCCGTTTCCCGCTTCGTGCCGTTTCGTGCCAGGGAGGACGATTGTGCAATATAGGGGCGCATGGCGTGCGCCCCGACAACGTTCCGGGCGAGGCCAGCCGCAGGCCGGGTGAGGGTGGATGGGGTACCTAGAATTCCTCGAAGGGCAGCGGTTGTTCCTCTTCGTACATGATCGCGATCACGCGTTGATTCGGGTCTCGCGCGTCTTCAGCGATCGTCACATTCGCGATCAAGTTCCCTTTCTTATACGTCATGAACGCGTGGTTCGGCCGGGCGAACTGCTGCGTCACGTTCCAGCCCGCTTGCGAAAGCTTTTCATGGTAAAAGCGGTTGATATCCTCGACGCTGCCTTCCGCACGGAAAATCACGTTGTGGGCATTGTTCGGCAGGTCGTGCACCTGTTCCAGCTTGGCACCGGCGTAGATGGGCACGTCGGCCGGGAAATCCTCGGGCAAGCTCACTGCCGCTGGGGTCGGGCTCTCCGCGGCTCGCTCCACCTTTGGAGTGGGCGTGGCTTTGGCCACCTGCGCCGGCGGGCTGGCTGTGACCACTGCCCCTTCCCGCTCGGCGAAGCCCGAGTGGGGCGGCTCGGGAACCGGAGGCAAGGCACGCTCACACGTACATGACGACATGGACATTGCCAAAGCCAGTCCCGCCACCAACCATTTCTCCATCCCGCGCATCGGCCAATCCTCCTTACCGTGACTGCCCACTATAGCGAATGGCCGCGACCGCGTAACCGGTGCCGCGCCAGCGAGTTCCGTTGCGACCCTGCGCACGGGCCGTTAGCGTTTGCCGTTATGGAACAACGCTTTTGCGCGTTTTGTGGAAGCGCGCGGGTTCCCGGCGGGCGCTTTTGTATCTCGTGCGGCCGTGCCTTCGAAGGGCGCTCCCGCCACTGGCACATCCCCCCGCAGTGGGCTCCCGCATTTGTCATCGGCACGGCCTTGCTGCTGACCTCGGGGGCCATCGTGCACGGCCTCCTCTTCCCCGCACCCAAGGGGGGCGTGAAACGTGTGGAGACGGCGTCGCAACCCGCATTGCCGGACGACCACCCACCCATCGAAATCCCCCAACAAGTGAAAGATGCCATTCGTGAAGTCGTAGAACGAGCCAAAGCGGCACCCGACGACGTGGAGCTGTGGCGCCAAGCCGCACAAGTACAGTATCGGGCCGGACTTGTCGACCGGAGCTACCTCCCGGAAGCCGCCGCCGCTTACCGCCATGTACTGGAGCGCTTGCCCACGGACACCGAGGCGCTGCGTGCCCTGGGCAACATTGCATACGAACAGCGCCAACCGGCTACGGCCGTGCAGTATTACCGGCAGTACCTCGAACAAAAGCCGGGCGACCCGGAGGTCCGCACCGACCTGGGAACTATGTTGCTGGCACTGGGCGACACGGAAAAAGCGCTGGAAACCTATCAATCCGTGCTGCGCGACGACCCCAATTTCTTCCAAGCCCATTTCAATCTCGGCGTCGCCTATCACGGTTTGGGAAAGATGGACGAGGCCAAGGCCTCGTTCGCCCGTGCGCGGGAAACAGCGCCGGATGAGCGTATCCGCCAGCAGGTCGACCAACTCATTGCCCGACTCGGCGGCGCCCCCGCCCCTTCCCCGCCCTCCCAACTTGCGGCGCCCGGAGAGGCCGGTGGCAATGGATCGTTCCGCGCTGCTGCCGAAAGCATCTTTCGCCAAAACCCAGTGATGGGTCCGAAAGTCGAACGCATCGAGTGGACGAGCGACGATCACGCTAGGGTGTATGTGCAGGACTTTCCTATGGACCGCATGGGCGACGACATGCGCAGCATGTTCCGCGAGCGCATGCGCGCCCGCATTCGCGAACAAAAGGGCCGCTTTCAGGTGGTCGCCGCCGTGCGGTTCGATTTGGTGGATAGCGCTACCGGCAACGTCATGGAAACACTGAGCGAGTGAGGCGGTGGCACCATGAACGACGAAGCACCCGCAAGCGCAGCTTCCCGATCCAGCTTGTGCGACTTGGTCGTCGTCGCCTTCGAACATCGGCGCGCGGCGGAACTCGCCGAGCTCATCCGGCGTCAAGGCGGCATTCCGGTCTCTGCGCCCGCGATGCGCGAAGTGGCGGGCGAGAACCGTGCCGAGCTCAAGAACTATCTCCAGGAACTCGCCGACGGACAAGTGGACGTGGTGGTGCTGCTCACCGGCGTTGGGTTGAAAACCTTGGTGCGGCAAGTTGCGGATCATTTTTCACCGGCCGACGTGGCTGCGGCCTTGCGACGCGCCACGCTGATTGCACGCGGCCCGAAGCCCGTCGCCGCCCTGAGGGAACTTGGGCTTACGCCGCAGTGGACGGTGCCGGAGCCCCACACCTGGGAGCAGCTCCTCCAACTGGTGGACGACAAAGTGCCCGTGGGCGGAAAAACCGTGGCCGTCCAAGAGTACGGGCTTCCCAATGAGCAACTTCTGCACGGCCTGACCCAACGGGGGGCACGAGTACGCCGCGTGTCCATCTACCGATGGGAGTACCCGGAAAATCTCGCCCCATTGCGCCACGGCGTGCGATGCGTTCTCGACGGCCAAGCTGCCGCCGCGGTGTTTACCAGCGCCCAACAGGTGCACAACGTTTGGGCCTTCGTGGAGAACGAGTTCGAGAACGAATTCGACCTTTGGGCACAGCGGCTGCAACACATGGTGGTCGCCTCGGTCGGCCCGGTTTGCTCTCGGGCGCTGCGCGAGCATGGCATCGAGCCGGACCTGGAAGCGAGCCCACCAAAAATGGGCGTGATGGTGCATCTTCTGGCCCGCGAGGCACGCGGTTGTCTCGACCGCAAACGGAGCGCTAGCGAACCCAGCCCACAGGGAAACGCAAACAGCCCCTCGCGTTGACGCTTTCGCTTCGCTTTACCCGCGAGCCCTTTCCTTCTACACCAGCAGCCACCGTGAGCGATGCAACGTTTTTAGCCGCCTGCTGGCGCCGCCCGGTGCCGTACACGCCCATATGGCTCATGCGGCAAGCGGGGCGGTACATGCCCGAATACCGTGAGATCCGCTCCCGCTTGAGTTTCTTGGAGCTTTGCCGCACGCCCGAGGTCGCCGCTGAAGTTACAGTAACAGCTGCGGAACGCCTGGGTGTGGATGCCGCCATCTTGTTCGCCGACATCCTCCTTTTGGTGCAGCCTCTAGGAGTCGGCCTGGAGTACTCGCGCAACGACGGGCCGATCATCCAACGCCCCGTTCGCAGCCCGAAGGACGTCGAGCAGCTACCCGCAATTGATGCTGCCGCGGAACTGCCCTTCGTGTACGAAGCGGTGCGCCTGGCGCGCGCGCAGTTGCACGTGCCTCTGATCGGTTTTTCGGGCGCGCCGTTCACGTTGGCCTCGTACTTGATCGAGGGAGGCGGCTCGCGCCACTACCTCCACACGAAAACCCTGATGTATCGCGCCCCGCAAGCCTGGCATCGGCTCATGGAGGTTCTGGCCAGCAATGTCGTGTCTTACCTGCGCCGGCAAATCGAGGCCGGAGCCCAAGCCGTGCAAGTATTCGACAGTTGGGTCGGCTGCCTTTCGCCGGCGGATTACCGCGAATTCGTTTTGCCCCACATGAAGCGGCTGTTTGCCGCTTTGCCGGAAACGGTGCCCGCCATCCATTTCGGAACGGGAACGGCCGGGCTCCTCGAGCTGCTGCGCGAGGCCGGAGGCAGCGTGATCGGGTTGGACTGGCGTGTAGATCTGGGCACCGCCTGGTTGCGAGTGGGCTTCGACCGTGCGGTTCAAGGGAATCTCGATCCGGTCACACTGCTCGGATCGCGCGAGGCGCTCCTCGTGCGCGCCCGGGAAATCCTCGATCGGGCCGGGGGCCGCCCAGGTCACATCTTCAACTTGGGCCATGGCGTCCTGCCCCAAACACCCGTGGATCACGTGCGGGCTCTGGTGGACTTCGTCCACGACTACAGCCAGCAGGTAAAAGATAAAACAGGCTAGCCTTCGGCAACAAAACGAGTCAATTTAACGGCATGTACGATGCTGTTCTGCTGGTCGCTTTTGGTGGTCCTCGCTCCCCCGACGAAATCGCGCCCTTTTTGGCGCACGTAACCGAGGGGCGCAACATTCCTCCAGAGCGCCTGGAAGAGGTGCG
This sequence is a window from Candidatus Binatia bacterium. Protein-coding genes within it:
- a CDS encoding hypothetical protein (possible pseudo, frameshifted) codes for the protein MNDEAPASAASRSSLCDLVVVAFEHRRAAELAELIRRQGGIPVSAPAMREVAGENRAELKNYLQELADGQVDVVVLLTGVGLKTLVRQVADHFSPADVAAALRRATLIARGPKPVAALRELGLTPQWTVPEPHTWEQLLQLVDDKVPVGGKTVAVQEYGLPNEQLLHGLTQRGARVRRVSIYRWEYPENLAPLRHGVRCVLDGQAAAAVFTSAQQVHNVWAFVENEFENEFDLWAQRLQHMVVASVGPVCSRALREHGIEPDLEASPPKMGVMVHLLAREARGCLDRKRSASEPSPQGNANSPSR
- the hemE gene encoding uroporphyrinogen decarboxylase, producing MSDATFLAACWRRPVPYTPIWLMRQAGRYMPEYREIRSRLSFLELCRTPEVAAEVTVTAAERLGVDAAILFADILLLVQPLGVGLEYSRNDGPIIQRPVRSPKDVEQLPAIDAAAELPFVYEAVRLARAQLHVPLIGFSGAPFTLASYLIEGGGSRHYLHTKTLMYRAPQAWHRLMEVLASNVVSYLRRQIEAGAQAVQVFDSWVGCLSPADYREFVLPHMKRLFAALPETVPAIHFGTGTAGLLELLREAGGSVIGLDWRVDLGTAWLRVGFDRAVQGNLDPVTLLGSREALLVRAREILDRAGGRPGHIFNLGHGVLPQTPVDHVRALVDFVHDYSQQVKDKTG